A stretch of Pseudoclavibacter chungangensis DNA encodes these proteins:
- a CDS encoding ABC transporter substrate-binding protein, giving the protein MTTPDRSARRLRRLFGTALSAAAVIALVAGCSSGASAAGAGDGTPKEGGDLVFQIDSLGTSWVPNSSSISSFQGNIWGELTDKLVYVDDQGNVTPWIAESWEASDDATSFTLHLKEGVTFSDGSPLDADAVVKNLDVWAKGLPDQGIPRVGLFPSANYTGATAVDATTVQVTFSAPTLGFIPTLGYHGSILIAPSSLEGTAEQQADLANNFGSGPFVVESWKDGDSVVITKREDYNWGPEARGHTGPAYLDSITYKVVPEPSLRTASVQSNQADVAYNAAPQELAGLKEAGFAVAAPRYLGFVNGYALNTQVAPFDDKNVRLAFQHGFDRQQILDTVYTDDWLAAESFIQSNVPGATDHSDSFAYDPETSKRLLDEAGWTPGADGVRTKDGQTLALTLYPNPYLAASKTVDELVAQQLGDLGFAVDIQVYDVTTYGEKVIGNDSVAAYEITRSFVDAGTVAGVLTGAKEGDEDWFHLGTSDQHLVDLSQQVAGASNTEDRDPVLDELQGYVLDEGYFVPITQIAQRIYVLTPDLHDVTYNGLAYASFATAWLDR; this is encoded by the coding sequence ATGACCACACCCGATCGATCCGCCCGCCGACTGCGGCGGCTGTTCGGTACCGCGTTGAGCGCGGCCGCCGTGATCGCCCTCGTCGCGGGCTGCAGCTCCGGGGCATCCGCGGCCGGCGCCGGCGACGGCACGCCGAAGGAGGGCGGCGACCTCGTCTTCCAGATCGACTCGCTCGGCACCTCGTGGGTGCCGAACTCGAGCTCCATCTCGAGCTTCCAGGGCAACATCTGGGGCGAGCTCACCGACAAGCTCGTCTATGTCGACGACCAGGGCAACGTGACCCCCTGGATCGCCGAGAGCTGGGAGGCGTCGGACGACGCGACGTCGTTCACGCTCCACCTCAAGGAGGGTGTGACGTTCTCGGACGGTTCACCGCTCGACGCGGACGCGGTCGTGAAGAACCTCGACGTCTGGGCCAAGGGGCTCCCGGACCAGGGCATCCCACGCGTCGGCCTCTTCCCGTCCGCGAACTACACGGGCGCGACCGCGGTCGACGCGACCACCGTCCAGGTGACGTTCTCGGCGCCGACGCTCGGCTTCATCCCGACGCTCGGGTACCACGGCTCGATCCTCATCGCCCCGTCGTCGCTCGAGGGCACGGCCGAGCAGCAGGCGGACCTCGCCAACAACTTCGGCAGCGGCCCGTTCGTCGTGGAGTCGTGGAAGGACGGCGACAGCGTCGTCATCACGAAGCGCGAGGACTACAACTGGGGCCCCGAGGCGCGCGGCCACACGGGCCCCGCCTACCTCGACTCGATCACCTACAAGGTCGTGCCGGAGCCGTCGCTCCGCACGGCGAGCGTGCAGTCGAACCAGGCCGACGTCGCGTACAACGCGGCACCGCAGGAGCTCGCGGGCCTCAAGGAGGCCGGCTTCGCGGTCGCGGCACCCCGCTACCTCGGGTTCGTGAACGGCTACGCGCTCAACACGCAGGTCGCGCCGTTCGACGACAAGAACGTGCGGCTCGCGTTCCAGCACGGCTTCGACCGCCAGCAGATCCTCGACACGGTCTACACCGACGACTGGCTGGCCGCGGAGTCGTTCATCCAGAGCAATGTGCCCGGCGCGACGGACCACAGCGACTCGTTCGCCTACGACCCCGAGACCTCGAAGCGACTGCTCGACGAGGCGGGGTGGACGCCCGGCGCCGACGGCGTGCGGACGAAGGACGGGCAGACGCTCGCGCTCACCCTCTACCCGAACCCGTACCTCGCGGCCTCGAAGACGGTCGACGAGCTCGTCGCGCAGCAGCTCGGCGACCTCGGCTTCGCGGTCGACATCCAGGTGTACGACGTCACGACGTACGGCGAGAAGGTGATCGGCAACGACTCGGTCGCGGCCTACGAGATCACGCGCAGTTTCGTCGACGCGGGCACCGTCGCGGGCGTGCTGACGGGTGCGAAGGAAGGGGACGAGGACTGGTTCCACCTCGGCACGAGCGACCAGCACCTCGTCGACCTCTCCCAGCAGGTCGCGGGCGCCTCGAACACCGAGGACCGCGACCCGGTGCTCGACGAGCTCCAGGGCTACGTGCTCGACGAGGGCTACTTCGTGCCGATCACGCAGATCGCGCAGCGCATCTACGTGCTGACGCCCGATCTGCACGACGTCACCTACAACGGGCTCGCGTACGCGAGCTTCGCGACCGCCTGGCTCGACCGCTGA